The following coding sequences lie in one Streptomyces venezuelae genomic window:
- a CDS encoding LacI family DNA-binding transcriptional regulator yields MDHIMDHLVDDRTGQRTVAETAARRPENRYGNRPTMKDVAARAGVGLKTVSRVVNGEPGVTPDTERRVQEAIDALGFRRNDSARVLRKGRTASIGLVLEDLADPFYGPLSRAVEEVARAHGALLINGSSAEDPDREQELVLALCARRVDGLVVIPAGDDHRYLEPEIAAGVATVFVDRPAGKIDADVVLSDSFGGARNGVAHLIAHGHRRIGFIGDQPRIHTAIERLRGYRAAMEDADIPVDEAWVSLGVTDPERVRVAAETMLSGPEPVTAVFAGNNRVTVTVVRVLASLDRPVALVGFDDIELADLLNPGVTVVAQDAAQLGRTAAERLFRQLDGASEAPERIELPTRLITRGSGELPPADR; encoded by the coding sequence ATGGACCACATCATGGACCACCTCGTGGACGACAGGACAGGACAGCGCACCGTGGCCGAGACCGCCGCCCGACGACCCGAGAACCGGTACGGCAACCGGCCGACCATGAAGGACGTCGCCGCGCGCGCGGGGGTCGGCCTCAAGACCGTGTCCCGCGTCGTGAACGGCGAGCCGGGCGTCACCCCCGACACCGAGCGCCGCGTGCAGGAGGCCATCGACGCGCTGGGCTTCCGCCGCAACGACAGTGCGCGCGTCCTGCGCAAGGGGCGCACCGCCAGCATCGGCCTCGTACTGGAGGATCTGGCCGACCCCTTCTACGGCCCGCTGAGCCGTGCCGTCGAGGAGGTCGCGCGGGCGCACGGCGCGCTGCTGATCAACGGGTCGAGCGCGGAGGACCCGGACCGCGAGCAGGAGTTGGTGCTCGCGCTGTGCGCGCGGCGTGTCGACGGGCTCGTGGTGATTCCGGCCGGGGACGACCACCGTTACCTGGAGCCGGAGATCGCCGCCGGTGTCGCCACCGTCTTCGTCGACCGGCCCGCCGGGAAGATCGACGCCGACGTGGTGCTCTCCGACAGCTTCGGCGGCGCGCGGAACGGCGTCGCGCACCTCATCGCCCACGGGCACCGCCGCATCGGCTTCATCGGCGACCAGCCGCGCATCCACACCGCGATAGAGCGCCTGCGCGGGTACCGCGCGGCGATGGAGGACGCGGACATTCCCGTCGACGAGGCGTGGGTGTCGCTCGGCGTCACCGATCCGGAGCGGGTGCGCGTGGCGGCCGAGACGATGCTGAGCGGCCCGGAGCCGGTCACGGCGGTGTTCGCGGGCAACAACCGGGTGACGGTGACGGTCGTACGCGTCCTGGCCTCGCTCGACCGCCCCGTGGCCCTCGTCGGCTTCGACGACATCGAGCTGGCGGACCTGCTGAACCCCGGCGTGACCGTCGTCGCGCAGGACGCGGCACAGCTGGGCAGGACGGCGGCGGAACGGCTGTTCCGTCAGCTCGACGGCGCGTCGGAGGCCCCGGAACGGATCGAGCTGCCGACGCGGCTCATCACGCGCGGGTCGGGGGAACTGCCGCCCGCGGACCGGTAG
- a CDS encoding ROK family protein, which yields MHMDLVAALDIGGTKIAGALVDGRGRILLRAQRPTPAREDGDTVMRAVEEVLGELTAGDLWGRATAVGIGSAGPVDASAGTVSPVNVPGWRGYPLVDRVRAATGGLPVVLVGDGVAMTAAEHWQGAARGHDNALCMVVSTGVGGGLVLGGKLHAGPTGNAGHIGHISVDLDGDACPCGARGCVERMASGPNIARRAIEGGWLPGADGDTSAAAVATAARAGDPVALASFERAAQALAAGIAATATLVEIDIAVIGGGVGKAGDVLFTPLRRALRDYATLSFVRQLTVAPALMGTDAGLVGAAAAALDLEPSATARLAAPAAGR from the coding sequence ATGCACATGGACCTCGTCGCCGCACTCGACATCGGCGGCACCAAGATCGCCGGAGCCCTGGTGGACGGGCGCGGCCGTATCCTCCTGCGGGCGCAGCGTCCGACGCCCGCGCGTGAGGACGGCGACACGGTGATGCGGGCGGTCGAGGAGGTCCTCGGCGAGCTGACCGCCGGCGACCTGTGGGGCCGCGCGACAGCCGTGGGCATCGGCAGCGCGGGCCCCGTGGACGCCTCCGCGGGCACGGTCAGCCCGGTCAACGTCCCTGGCTGGCGCGGCTACCCGCTGGTCGACCGCGTCCGCGCGGCGACAGGCGGGCTTCCCGTCGTCCTGGTCGGCGACGGCGTGGCGATGACGGCCGCCGAACACTGGCAGGGCGCGGCGCGCGGCCACGACAACGCGCTGTGCATGGTCGTGTCCACGGGCGTCGGCGGCGGCCTCGTCCTCGGCGGCAAGCTGCACGCGGGCCCCACGGGCAACGCGGGGCACATCGGCCACATCAGTGTGGACCTCGACGGCGACGCCTGCCCGTGCGGTGCGCGGGGCTGTGTCGAACGGATGGCGAGCGGCCCGAACATCGCGCGCCGCGCCATCGAAGGCGGCTGGCTCCCCGGCGCCGACGGCGACACGTCGGCGGCCGCGGTGGCGACCGCCGCCCGTGCCGGTGACCCCGTGGCGCTCGCCTCCTTCGAACGGGCGGCCCAGGCGCTGGCCGCCGGGATCGCCGCCACGGCCACCCTCGTCGAGATCGACATCGCGGTGATCGGCGGGGGAGTGGGGAAGGCGGGCGACGTGCTCTTCACCCCGCTGCGCCGCGCCCTGCGGGACTACGCCACGCTGTCCTTCGTACGCCAACTGACCGTGGCGCCCGCGTTGATGGGCACGGACGCGGGGCTGGTGGGCGCGGCCGCGGCCGCGCTCGACCTGGAGCCGAGCGCGACGGCGCGCCTGGCCGCTCCCGCTGCCGGACGCTAG
- a CDS encoding extracellular solute-binding protein, whose amino-acid sequence MWQDFSGFSQTPKDQSTHEGKQYFVPYYYYPWAVFHRKSVFDKQGYEQAKTRGEFIAPAKKRAGKG is encoded by the coding sequence GTGTGGCAGGACTTCAGTGGTTTCTCGCAGACGCCGAAGGACCAGTCCACGCACGAGGGCAAGCAGTACTTCGTTCCGTACTACTACTATCCGTGGGCCGTCTTCCACCGCAAGAGCGTCTTCGACAAGCAGGGGTACGAACAGGCCAAGACTCGGGGCGAGTTCATCGCGCCGGCCAAGAAGAGGGCGGGGAAGGGGTGA
- a CDS encoding YdcF family protein: MRRRRSGLVGAAVGAGVVVGWGEWLNWRWSRSCVGSGGGGSSEAVVVLGYRNPQAAANLINRWRVRAGIRSITATGSTTTATGSTARSTTGPGPGTTQTTRVIFSGGATGTGATEAQLMTDYAKSVLGFDGTVLLEDRSTTTWENITNVIPLLEGVDRIKIASQPAHALKARAYLRRQRPDLAEKLVRAEDYRPGEWMPAKPLLALYGLWTLRGFTPDERKRKAAS, translated from the coding sequence ATGCGGCGGCGTAGGTCAGGACTGGTGGGGGCAGCGGTGGGAGCCGGGGTTGTGGTGGGCTGGGGTGAGTGGCTGAACTGGCGCTGGTCCCGCAGTTGCGTGGGCAGCGGCGGCGGGGGTTCTTCGGAGGCCGTGGTGGTGCTGGGGTACCGGAACCCGCAGGCGGCGGCGAACCTGATCAACCGCTGGCGCGTCCGTGCCGGGATCCGCTCCATCACCGCCACTGGTTCCACGACCACCGCCACCGGCTCCACCGCCCGCTCCACCACCGGCCCCGGCCCCGGCACCACGCAGACCACCCGCGTCATCTTCAGCGGCGGTGCGACCGGTACGGGCGCGACGGAGGCCCAACTAATGACCGACTACGCCAAGTCGGTCCTCGGATTCGACGGCACGGTGCTCCTCGAAGACCGGTCCACGACCACCTGGGAGAACATCACCAACGTCATCCCACTCCTCGAAGGCGTGGACCGCATCAAGATCGCCTCGCAGCCGGCCCACGCCCTCAAGGCCCGTGCGTACCTGCGGCGGCAGCGCCCCGACCTCGCGGAGAAGCTGGTCCGCGCGGAGGACTACCGCCCCGGCGAGTGGATGCCTGCCAAACCGCTGCTGGCCCTGTACGGACTGTGGACACTTCGCGGTTTCACGCCCGACGAACGGAAGCGGAAGGCGGCGTCGTAG
- a CDS encoding serine/threonine-protein kinase, whose translation MFSGDQEQTGEAGRLLAGRYRVVAQLGRGGMGVVWRAVDEVLHREVAVKELRTYTDAAGPELADLRLRMQREARAAARVRHPGVVAVHDVTEVDGRPLIVMELVDGPSLDDVLRDRGALDPREAADIGAKVMDALAAAHRVGVLHRDVKPGNILLETGGRVVLTDFGIATMEDPNDGSATHLTRSGELVGSLDYLAPERAQGHDPGPASDVWALGATLYAAVEGSSPFRRTSTWSTLTAIVVDPLPEPRRSGPLTPVLRQLMDKDPQARPDADAARLLLAGVAAAAPDSAVPARQAPYGPTERSIPAAPPPGFGPPPAVTQAPPMAPGPASPNRAETRAEMRSTQRRPRRGRALLAAAAVAVVLAATGATVAVLNGKEDKSDQAREGTSPAGAASNDDDGSRGPLGGESERPKPSGQGDEKPREPRTKPSDDAKDGDKRDATGKDDKDDKDASDRDTDKSKDDGKTPSRPDATKPTEGGSAPDPVCHPAGGGKYNCDVWRTANSYTAGGARVGTLNAGTNYFYCQQNLGRRETSGQWTNVWWAKTDDDSGNTNVFVSDVYLKGGDNDKPLPGLPVC comes from the coding sequence GTGTTTTCGGGGGATCAGGAACAGACGGGCGAGGCGGGCAGACTCCTCGCCGGGCGCTACCGCGTCGTGGCACAGCTCGGCAGGGGCGGCATGGGCGTCGTGTGGCGCGCCGTCGACGAGGTGCTGCATCGCGAGGTCGCCGTCAAGGAACTCCGTACGTATACGGACGCGGCAGGCCCCGAACTGGCCGACCTGCGCCTGCGCATGCAGCGCGAGGCACGCGCCGCCGCCCGCGTGCGCCACCCCGGAGTCGTCGCCGTGCACGACGTGACGGAGGTCGACGGACGGCCCCTCATCGTCATGGAGCTCGTCGACGGCCCCTCCCTGGACGACGTGTTGCGCGACCGCGGCGCCCTCGACCCCCGCGAAGCCGCCGACATCGGCGCCAAGGTCATGGACGCGCTCGCCGCCGCCCACCGCGTCGGTGTCCTGCACCGCGACGTGAAGCCCGGCAACATCCTCCTGGAGACCGGCGGACGCGTCGTCCTCACCGACTTCGGCATCGCCACGATGGAGGACCCGAACGACGGCTCGGCCACCCACCTCACCCGCAGCGGCGAACTGGTCGGCTCGCTCGACTACCTGGCGCCCGAGCGCGCCCAGGGACACGACCCGGGCCCCGCCTCCGACGTCTGGGCCCTCGGCGCCACGCTGTACGCCGCCGTGGAGGGCTCGTCGCCCTTCCGCCGTACGTCGACGTGGTCGACGCTCACCGCGATCGTCGTCGACCCGCTGCCCGAGCCGCGGCGTTCGGGACCACTGACCCCCGTACTGCGCCAGCTCATGGACAAGGACCCGCAGGCACGCCCCGACGCGGACGCGGCACGGCTGCTGCTCGCGGGCGTGGCGGCCGCCGCGCCCGACAGCGCGGTCCCGGCCCGGCAGGCGCCCTACGGGCCGACGGAGCGCAGCATCCCGGCCGCACCGCCCCCGGGCTTCGGCCCGCCACCGGCGGTGACGCAGGCGCCCCCCATGGCGCCCGGCCCCGCGTCGCCGAACCGCGCGGAGACCCGTGCCGAGATGCGGTCGACGCAGCGCCGCCCGCGCCGCGGACGCGCACTCCTCGCCGCCGCTGCCGTCGCCGTCGTCCTGGCGGCGACCGGAGCCACGGTGGCCGTCCTCAACGGCAAGGAGGACAAGAGCGACCAGGCCCGGGAAGGCACGTCACCCGCAGGCGCGGCGTCCAACGACGACGACGGCAGCCGCGGCCCCCTCGGCGGCGAGTCGGAGCGGCCCAAGCCGTCGGGGCAGGGCGACGAGAAGCCCCGCGAGCCGCGCACGAAGCCGTCCGACGACGCGAAGGACGGCGACAAGAGGGACGCCACCGGCAAGGACGACAAGGACGACAAGGACGCGTCCGACCGGGACACCGACAAGAGCAAGGACGACGGCAAGACCCCGTCCCGCCCCGACGCCACCAAGCCCACCGAGGGCGGCTCCGCGCCGGATCCGGTCTGTCACCCGGCGGGCGGCGGCAAGTACAACTGCGACGTGTGGCGCACGGCGAACTCGTACACCGCGGGCGGTGCCCGGGTCGGCACGCTGAACGCGGGCACCAACTATTTCTACTGCCAGCAGAACCTGGGCCGCCGCGAGACGTCCGGCCAGTGGACGAACGTCTGGTGGGCCAAGACGGACGACGACAGCGGCAACACGAACGTCTTCGTCAGCGACGTCTACTTGAAGGGCGGCGACAACGACAAGCCGCTGCCCGGACTGCCGGTCTGCTGA
- a CDS encoding SMI1/KNR4 family protein, giving the protein MEIFEWGPWLERWSGEWLDALAASEPEEFEELDEDVVRSRWLGFGPAGSERMAALEERLRGLGIAVPLPPSLRSFLEVTDGWRHAGGSVYLLAGADDIVPYGDPFRLQKSYEEKVGENPTAQEVLHAGMWGRALQLSLDSDMTDVLLDPGEVDADGEWAVYVHHGWSGEGPERYESFRAFMEEMYKDLYRSGGSDPGFENGVTRELDDRVEEARLRCLAGELDEALAVFGEAADLGRPRAQLLASQLRALLDGHGWVPVDPRMDDPLYAGEVLPLKVRGHLREGRADDRFVLGPASDDYASDRERAEVVLERIRRRTYEYESPGVFGRAVKEARELARWGDTDGAWRVLAGAVPRWEPYSDDHIAPFGLLGDPVLGPVITPERGRELLRTPRAGQGEAIPVPVPAAATVESVRDGLAWLADEESMGGLRRGAYRFVLVEGVRPEELAERFGTGPLEPVASGAELLGLEYAWQGERRGPMARIGAVGRPGAAGSWSFAFESHRMLGSDPDRPAHPGAELSRGTRALTVWRHDGLFHFACVEDGEERHGFTVHGANRLQWGELPAELAPDHLFPDPAGPAADRADESRALRAIADTYEVSLPRFALTEGRLPTQPTRLRTRPTGPGEQHATVTITPR; this is encoded by the coding sequence ATGGAGATCTTCGAGTGGGGGCCCTGGCTCGAGCGGTGGAGCGGGGAGTGGCTGGACGCGCTGGCCGCGAGTGAGCCGGAGGAGTTCGAGGAGCTGGACGAGGACGTCGTGCGGAGCCGTTGGCTGGGGTTCGGTCCGGCCGGTTCCGAGCGGATGGCCGCGTTGGAGGAGCGCTTGCGCGGGCTGGGGATCGCGGTGCCGCTGCCGCCCTCGCTGCGCTCCTTCCTCGAGGTGACGGATGGTTGGCGGCACGCGGGGGGTTCCGTCTATCTGCTGGCGGGAGCGGATGACATCGTGCCGTACGGGGATCCGTTCCGGCTGCAGAAGTCGTACGAGGAGAAGGTGGGGGAGAACCCCACCGCGCAGGAAGTGCTGCACGCCGGCATGTGGGGGCGTGCCTTGCAGCTGTCGCTCGACTCCGACATGACCGACGTGCTGCTCGACCCGGGAGAGGTGGACGCGGACGGGGAGTGGGCGGTCTACGTACACCATGGGTGGAGCGGTGAGGGACCCGAACGGTACGAGTCGTTCCGCGCGTTCATGGAGGAGATGTACAAGGACCTCTACCGATCGGGCGGCAGCGATCCCGGGTTCGAGAACGGGGTGACGCGTGAGCTCGACGACCGGGTGGAGGAGGCCAGACTGCGGTGTCTGGCGGGCGAGTTGGACGAGGCGCTCGCCGTCTTCGGTGAGGCTGCGGACCTCGGCAGACCGCGGGCGCAGCTCCTGGCCTCCCAGCTGCGGGCGCTGCTCGACGGGCACGGCTGGGTGCCGGTCGATCCGCGTATGGACGACCCGTTGTACGCGGGTGAGGTACTGCCACTGAAGGTCCGGGGCCATCTGCGCGAGGGGCGGGCGGACGACCGTTTCGTGCTCGGTCCTGCGAGCGATGACTATGCGTCGGACAGGGAGCGGGCCGAGGTGGTCCTGGAGCGGATCAGGCGGCGTACGTACGAGTACGAGTCGCCCGGTGTCTTCGGACGTGCCGTCAAGGAGGCCAGGGAGCTGGCGCGGTGGGGCGACACGGACGGCGCCTGGCGGGTGCTCGCGGGAGCGGTTCCGCGGTGGGAACCGTACTCGGACGATCACATCGCTCCGTTCGGGCTGCTCGGCGATCCGGTGCTCGGTCCGGTGATCACACCGGAGCGGGGCCGGGAGCTGCTGCGCACCCCTCGGGCCGGGCAGGGGGAGGCGATTCCCGTTCCTGTGCCTGCCGCCGCCACGGTCGAGAGCGTGCGCGACGGGCTCGCCTGGCTGGCGGACGAGGAGAGCATGGGCGGGCTCCGCCGCGGCGCGTACCGGTTCGTCCTGGTCGAGGGCGTGCGGCCCGAGGAGTTGGCGGAGCGGTTCGGGACGGGGCCGTTGGAGCCGGTGGCGAGCGGGGCGGAACTCCTCGGGCTCGAGTACGCGTGGCAGGGGGAGCGGCGTGGGCCCATGGCCCGCATAGGTGCCGTGGGACGGCCTGGCGCCGCAGGCAGCTGGAGTTTCGCCTTCGAGTCGCACCGCATGCTCGGCTCCGACCCGGACCGTCCGGCCCACCCGGGCGCCGAACTGTCGCGCGGCACCCGCGCGCTCACCGTCTGGCGGCATGACGGCCTGTTCCACTTCGCCTGCGTCGAGGACGGCGAGGAGCGCCATGGCTTCACCGTCCACGGGGCCAACCGCCTCCAATGGGGCGAGCTCCCCGCGGAGCTGGCCCCCGACCACCTGTTCCCGGACCCCGCCGGACCGGCCGCCGACCGCGCGGACGAGAGCCGTGCCCTGCGTGCGATAGCGGACACGTACGAGGTGTCACTGCCGCGCTTCGCCCTCACCGAGGGCAGACTGCCGACCCAGCCGACCCGACTCCGGACCAGACCCACGGGGCCGGGCGAGCAGCATGCGACGGTAACGATCACTCCCCGCTGA
- a CDS encoding NPCBM/NEW2 domain-containing protein: protein MRHLPARTTRTRVVGSLTAALLCAAGLATPAAGATTRDAATPPADAPPAAMPNPAAPSVKLPDGLARTPPMGFNNWNSTHCRAEFDEAMVKGIADIFVEKGLKDAGYQYVNLDDCWALPQRDANGKLVPDPVRFPNGIKAVADYVHSKGLKLGIYTSAGTKTCNVAGFPGALGHERSDAQQFADWGVDYLKYDNCNNQGVDAKQRYIAMRDALKAASESTGRPIVYSICEWGENKPWEWAADVGHLWRTTGDISDNWGSMLSIMKRNLPLAKYAGPGHWNDPDMLEVGNGGMTGTEYRTHFSMWSIMAAPLLIGSDLRKATPETFEILGNKEVIAVDQDPLGKQGEVVSSQGGRWVVAKEMKDGSRAVALFNETGSPQSVATTAKAVGLPDADAYTLRDLWQHKSYNTAGRIAATVPAHGTVLLRVSADGKWAHHPPAIELGLKGGLFVEAGKPADVTSEVTNLGRTPAQRVAVTLGAPSGWTVKATSPSTARSLRTGTSLATSWTVTAPTGTKPGSYDVRLKATYRSPQGVRAETVLPLSAQVVVAPPAGDSLLGDLPWLSATNGWGPVERNTSNGESGLGDGRPITIGGKVYAKGLGAHAESAVEYYTGAACEKVTARVGVDDETIVKGTVAFEIWADGRKAASTGVLTNAMPAQEISADVSGAQVVRLVVTDGGDGIDSDHGDWAEATLSC from the coding sequence ATGCGTCATCTCCCAGCCCGCACCACCCGTACGAGAGTGGTCGGATCACTGACCGCCGCCCTGCTCTGCGCCGCCGGGCTCGCCACGCCCGCCGCGGGCGCCACCACCCGTGACGCCGCCACCCCACCCGCCGACGCCCCACCCGCTGCCATGCCGAACCCCGCCGCCCCCTCGGTGAAGCTCCCCGACGGTCTCGCCCGCACTCCGCCCATGGGCTTCAACAACTGGAACTCCACCCATTGCCGCGCGGAGTTCGACGAGGCGATGGTCAAGGGAATCGCGGACATCTTCGTCGAGAAGGGGCTGAAGGACGCCGGATACCAGTACGTCAATCTCGACGACTGCTGGGCGCTTCCGCAGCGTGACGCGAACGGCAAACTGGTGCCCGATCCCGTCCGTTTTCCCAACGGGATCAAAGCGGTCGCCGACTACGTCCACTCCAAAGGCCTCAAACTCGGCATCTATACGAGCGCGGGCACCAAGACCTGCAATGTCGCGGGCTTCCCCGGTGCCCTCGGGCATGAGCGCAGCGACGCCCAGCAGTTCGCGGACTGGGGCGTCGACTATCTCAAGTACGACAACTGCAACAACCAGGGTGTCGACGCCAAGCAGCGGTACATCGCCATGCGCGACGCGCTGAAGGCCGCCTCCGAAAGCACCGGAAGGCCCATCGTCTACAGCATCTGCGAATGGGGCGAGAACAAGCCCTGGGAATGGGCGGCGGACGTCGGCCACCTCTGGCGCACCACCGGTGACATCAGCGACAACTGGGGCTCCATGTTGTCGATCATGAAGAGGAACCTGCCGCTCGCGAAGTACGCCGGTCCCGGCCACTGGAACGACCCCGACATGCTCGAGGTCGGCAACGGCGGCATGACCGGCACCGAGTACCGCACCCACTTCTCGATGTGGTCGATCATGGCCGCGCCCCTGCTCATCGGCTCCGACCTGCGCAAGGCCACCCCCGAGACCTTCGAGATCCTCGGCAACAAGGAAGTCATCGCCGTCGACCAGGACCCGCTGGGCAAGCAGGGCGAGGTCGTCTCGTCGCAGGGCGGACGCTGGGTCGTCGCCAAGGAGATGAAGGACGGCAGCCGCGCCGTCGCCCTCTTCAACGAGACCGGCAGCCCGCAGTCCGTCGCCACGACGGCGAAGGCGGTCGGACTTCCCGACGCCGACGCGTACACCCTGCGCGACCTGTGGCAGCACAAGAGCTACAACACGGCCGGCCGGATCGCGGCGACCGTCCCCGCGCACGGCACCGTACTGCTGCGCGTCTCCGCCGACGGCAAGTGGGCGCACCACCCGCCGGCCATCGAACTTGGCCTGAAGGGCGGCCTGTTCGTTGAGGCCGGCAAGCCCGCCGACGTGACGTCCGAGGTCACGAACCTGGGCCGTACGCCCGCCCAGCGGGTCGCCGTGACGCTCGGCGCGCCCTCGGGGTGGACCGTGAAGGCCACATCGCCCAGCACGGCGCGCTCGCTGCGGACCGGCACGTCGCTCGCCACGTCCTGGACCGTCACCGCGCCGACGGGCACGAAGCCGGGATCGTACGACGTGCGTCTGAAGGCCACGTACCGCTCACCGCAGGGCGTCCGCGCGGAGACGGTGCTGCCGCTCTCCGCCCAGGTGGTCGTGGCGCCCCCGGCCGGCGACTCGCTCCTCGGCGACCTGCCGTGGCTGTCGGCGACCAATGGCTGGGGACCCGTGGAGCGCAACACCAGCAATGGGGAGAGCGGCCTCGGCGACGGCAGGCCGATCACGATCGGCGGCAAGGTGTACGCGAAGGGGCTCGGCGCGCACGCGGAGAGCGCCGTCGAGTACTACACCGGGGCGGCCTGCGAGAAGGTCACCGCGCGGGTCGGCGTCGACGACGAGACGATCGTGAAGGGCACGGTCGCCTTCGAGATCTGGGCGGACGGCAGGAAGGCCGCCTCGACCGGTGTCCTCACCAACGCGATGCCCGCGCAGGAAATCTCCGCGGACGTGAGCGGAGCCCAGGTCGTACGCCTCGTCGTCACGGACGGCGGCGACGGCATCGACTCCGACCACGGCGACTGGGCGGAGGCCACGTTGAGCTGTTAG
- a CDS encoding TetR/AcrR family transcriptional regulator, with protein MATPDPARSRPAGRPRDARLDEAILTATQELLEEAGYPSLTMEAVARRAGTTKPAIRRRWPSRQHLVIAALADTMGTAPTPDTGCTHCDLIQGIDSLSRAFGGSLGRRTLPALMAELADDPALDRVFTETIFHPRRATTEAALRRGVERGDIRPDADIDLLLDMLGAPTYHRVLFGHLPVTDTLAHDVVMTVMGGAATPSWREHYQLHHEAARSLRTPRGRAGRGAPR; from the coding sequence ATGGCAACCCCCGACCCCGCGCGGTCCCGCCCCGCCGGACGCCCTCGTGACGCCCGGCTCGACGAGGCGATCCTGACGGCGACTCAGGAGCTGCTGGAGGAGGCGGGCTATCCCAGCCTGACGATGGAGGCGGTGGCCCGGCGTGCCGGTACGACCAAGCCCGCCATCCGGCGCCGCTGGCCGTCCAGGCAGCATCTCGTCATCGCCGCGCTGGCCGACACGATGGGGACCGCGCCCACACCGGACACGGGGTGCACGCACTGCGACCTGATCCAGGGCATCGACAGCCTCAGCCGTGCCTTCGGAGGGAGCCTCGGGCGGCGTACGCTGCCGGCGCTCATGGCCGAACTCGCCGACGACCCCGCCCTGGACCGCGTCTTCACCGAGACGATCTTCCACCCCAGGAGGGCCACCACGGAGGCGGCCCTACGGCGGGGCGTCGAGCGCGGCGACATCCGGCCCGACGCCGACATCGACCTGCTCCTGGACATGCTCGGCGCCCCGACCTACCACCGGGTCCTCTTCGGTCACCTGCCCGTGACGGACACCCTCGCCCATGACGTCGTGATGACCGTCATGGGCGGGGCGGCGACACCGAGTTGGCGCGAGCACTACCAGCTCCACCACGAGGCGGCGCGGAGCCTCAGGACGCCTCGTGGTCGGGCGGGTCGAGGAGCGCCGCGCTGA
- a CDS encoding MFS transporter translates to MTWGIVLSVGLVAFESMGVATVLPEIAGRLGGLGAYGWGLSALMLTNLIGTVAAGRAADRRGPARPLALGLAVFAVGCALAGSAPNWPLFLTGRFLQGLGVGAVMALAYTAIALAYPQRLRARMFALVSGGWTVPSLIGPTIAALISDHVSWRGVFVLLLPLVALAAALALPPLRRLGGPGQPPAADDGPWWSTPVARSVLLAGGTGILLAGLELRRPVLLAVLVLAGGGAAVVALRSVTPAGTLSARRGVPTGVVLRFLLCGAYFGSEAFLPLGLVELRGLSATEAGLGLSAGAITWVLGAAWQGRADGRWSGRSRAVPIGAGFAVLLVGIVVMALGVLVDATPSLTAVAGWAIGGAGMGVAFNAATTDTMEQAPADRQGEASGAMQLAQTLAVAVLSGLGGAAVALSDAHGASVSVALTATFTLTAVLAAAGGLMARRIRAGRA, encoded by the coding sequence TTGACCTGGGGCATCGTGCTCTCGGTCGGCCTGGTCGCCTTCGAGTCGATGGGCGTGGCCACCGTTCTGCCCGAGATCGCGGGCAGGCTCGGCGGCCTCGGCGCGTACGGCTGGGGCCTGTCCGCGCTGATGCTCACCAACCTCATCGGCACCGTCGCCGCGGGCCGCGCCGCCGACCGGCGCGGCCCGGCCCGCCCGCTGGCCCTCGGCCTCGCCGTCTTCGCCGTCGGCTGCGCGCTGGCCGGGTCGGCGCCGAACTGGCCGCTGTTCCTCACCGGACGCTTCCTGCAAGGGCTGGGGGTCGGCGCCGTCATGGCCCTCGCGTACACCGCGATCGCCCTGGCCTATCCGCAGCGGCTGCGTGCCCGGATGTTCGCGCTCGTGTCGGGCGGTTGGACCGTTCCCTCGCTGATCGGTCCGACGATCGCCGCGCTCATCTCCGACCACGTGTCGTGGCGGGGCGTGTTCGTGCTCCTCCTGCCGCTGGTGGCCCTGGCGGCCGCGCTCGCGCTGCCCCCGCTGCGTCGTCTCGGCGGGCCCGGACAGCCGCCCGCGGCGGACGACGGACCGTGGTGGTCCACGCCGGTGGCGCGCAGCGTGCTGCTCGCCGGGGGCACGGGGATCCTGCTGGCCGGCCTGGAACTGCGCCGACCCGTTCTGCTGGCCGTGCTGGTACTGGCCGGTGGCGGCGCGGCCGTCGTGGCGCTGCGCTCGGTCACTCCGGCCGGCACGCTCAGCGCGCGGCGGGGTGTGCCGACGGGGGTCGTCCTGCGTTTCCTGCTCTGCGGCGCGTACTTCGGGAGCGAGGCGTTCCTGCCGCTCGGCCTCGTCGAGCTACGGGGGCTGAGCGCGACGGAGGCGGGGCTCGGCCTTTCGGCGGGCGCGATCACGTGGGTGCTGGGCGCGGCCTGGCAGGGCAGGGCCGACGGCCGCTGGAGCGGGCGATCGCGGGCGGTGCCGATCGGGGCGGGGTTCGCGGTGCTGCTCGTCGGCATCGTGGTGATGGCGCTGGGCGTCCTGGTCGACGCGACACCTTCGTTGACGGCTGTGGCGGGGTGGGCGATCGGCGGCGCGGGAATGGGCGTCGCCTTCAACGCGGCGACCACCGACACCATGGAACAGGCTCCGGCCGACCGGCAGGGCGAGGCGAGCGGGGCGATGCAGCTCGCGCAGACGCTGGCGGTCGCGGTGCTCAGCGGTCTCGGGGGCGCGGCGGTGGCGCTGTCGGACGCGCACGGGGCGTCGGTGTCGGTGGCGCTGACGGCGACGTTCACGCTCACGGCGGTGCTGGCGGCGGCGGGGGGTCTGATGGCGCGGAGGATCAGGGCGGGGAGGGCGTGA